The Corallococcus caeni genome contains the following window.
CTGTGATGCTGATTGAGGCCATCCCACACAATAGTGAGTGGACGGCCCACCATCCTGCGGAAATAGCGTAGGACTGCGATGATGTCCTCGCTGGTGAAGCTTCCCTCCCGGTGACGTGAGTACAAGCGCGCCGGGCTACGCCCGTATGGGGCAACAAGGGCGACGATGCTGGAGACTTCGCGCCGCTTGTCACGACGGCGCAAGGTGGGTGGATGCCCAACGGGTGCCCAGGTAGAGGCTACGCGGGCCCGAAACGAACTACCCGTCTCGTCCACGAAGGCAATGGCCCGCCCGCTTCTTCGAGCCCCCTTTTGATGCGTGGCCAATCGCGCTTCAACCATGCCTCCACCAGCACCTCGTCACGCTCCTTGGCCTGCGTGCGGGGCTGCTGCGGACTCAATCCCAGCCGGTGGAGGCGCTCCGCCAGGTAGTTGGGGTGGTAGCGCACTCCAAACGTTCGATGAATGAGGCGAGCCACCCGCGTGAGCGTCCAGCGCTCAGTAGGAAAACCGCAGGTGCGTGCCCCTGCCCTCACCAGCCCCGCCACCTGCTCCCATTCCTTCGAACTCAACTTTGACGGCCGGCCCGTGCGTGGCCTCGCCTTCAGCCCGTGCGCACTGCCATCCGCTTCATGCAGACGCCGCGCCCAACGACTGACAGAGGCTTCGCTGACGCCCATGCGGCGTGCCACCTCCGCCTGCGACAGATGCCCCTGTCGCAGGAGTCGTCCGGCCGCAAGCCGCCGCTCCTCCAGTTGCTGGGTCGTCCAACGCCTCGGCTGCCACGCCATGGAAGCGCCCCCTCCATGGAGCAACCGCCGGTCCCTTACCCAACTTCCCTGAAGGGGGTTAG
Protein-coding sequences here:
- a CDS encoding transposase, which gives rise to MVEARLATHQKGARRSGRAIAFVDETGSSFRARVASTWAPVGHPPTLRRRDKRREVSSIVALVAPYGRSPARLYSRHREGSFTSEDIIAVLRYFRRMVGRPLTIVWDGLNQHHSAETLAFVARHPEDFRLERLPGYAPDLNPEEGCNSVVKAELRNATPDSVAELRAQARASFVRLGYRHDVLAAFFDDAGLRLTGLP
- a CDS encoding winged helix-turn-helix domain-containing protein, yielding MAWQPRRWTTQQLEERRLAAGRLLRQGHLSQAEVARRMGVSEASVSRWARRLHEADGSAHGLKARPRTGRPSKLSSKEWEQVAGLVRAGARTCGFPTERWTLTRVARLIHRTFGVRYHPNYLAERLHRLGLSPQQPRTQAKERDEVLVEAWLKRDWPRIKRGLEEAGGPLPSWTRRVVRFGPA